A section of the Babylonia areolata isolate BAREFJ2019XMU chromosome 1, ASM4173473v1, whole genome shotgun sequence genome encodes:
- the LOC143284246 gene encoding uncharacterized protein LOC143284246, producing MFVLLKVRSASMISAKKLLCRGLAVCLLLLLSLYAVQRVFQYQQQYNLSPRFRSSTQEFLLKKPAQSKLAHTPSKNLPAYFNLVDAETALTNQEGGTDGTNCTLMKTRPAYRLCVHPRHKDKFISGSVLSKGVYEPHIIKPLQRALRIHPKSTFIDIGANIGLFSLLAASMGHKVIAVEPAPQNVKKLIQSIQVNGFADKIHVLNNAVTKSHINVSLLVNSFNQGNTEVLEDKNPDHQTIQTIVLDDLLHLIDTPTAIIKMDIEGYECQAMATSSELFHSVYVPYMEMEWRYMYLKRKKVASGCPAPHMQQMTDNLVHLGYHPHNARTGVELKPQGSPDWNVNDVYWRHVDQPRL from the exons GGCTTGCGGTATGTCTACTACTGCTGCTCAGTTTGTACGCTGTGCAAAGAGTGTtccagtatcagcagcagtacaACCTGTCTCCACGCTTCCGCTCCTCCACACAAGAATTTCTGCTGAAAAAACCGGCCCAGAGTAAGCTCGCCCACACTCCCAGCAAAAACCTGCCGGCCTACTTCAACTTGGTGGACGCAGAGACTGCGTTAACAAACCAGGAAGGTGGTACTGATGGCACCAACTGTACTCTTATGAAGACAAGACCAGCATATCGCCTATGTGTGCACCCACGACATAAAGACAAGTTCATTTCAGGTTCTGTGCTTTCTAAAGGAGTTTATGAACCCCATATTATCAAGCCGTTGCAGCGTGCTCTGCGCATACACCCCAAATCCACGTTCATTGACATTGGTGCCAATATCGGACTCTTCAGTTTGCTGGCAGCATCCATGGGCCACAAAGTGATTGCTGTGGAACCCGCTCCACAAAACGTTAAGAAACTGATACAAAGCATCCAGGTGAATGGATTTGCAGACAAGATCCACGTCCTCAATAACGCTGTAACTAAGAGCCACATAAACGTCAGTCTGTTGGTCAACAGCTTCAACCAAGGTAATACGGAGGTGTTGGAAGACAAGAACCCCGACCATCAGACCATACAGACCATTGTGCTGGATGACTTGCTTCATCTGATTGACACCCCCACTGCCATCATCAAAATGGATATTG AAGGCTATGAGTGTCAAGCAATGGCAACCTCATCTGAGCTGTTCCACAGTGTCTACGTGCCTTACATGGAGATGGAGTGGCGCTATATGTACTTGAAACGCAAGAAGGTAGCCTCTGGTTGTCCTGCCCCTCATATGCAGCAAATGACCGACAATCTTGTTCATCTGGGCTACCATCCTCATAACGCGCGCACAGGCGTGGAACTGAAACCACAAGGCAGTCCTGATTGGAATGTTAACGATGTGTACTGGAGACATGTTGATCAGCCCCGTCTGTGA